Proteins found in one Synergistaceae bacterium genomic segment:
- a CDS encoding MiaB/RimO family radical SAM methylthiotransferase encodes MLQDRNKSTGGLLGLGVWVYVLGCRSNLYEGEALAGELERRGAVIFDKPEGCRAAVIVSCAVTATADKKCRQAVRRARRTVGEEGVVAVCGCWAQGISLNEARDLGIDILVGNRLKNALPDSLEESMSRRPAVPVDMRLDLRTDRVWDSLSLDHPVLRSRAFLKVQEGCDRFCSYCIIPFLRGRSTSRPPEDTLNEARRVTAAGCSEIVLTGIHLGVYGRDRQTSLAELVRNLSGVPGLRRLRLGSLEPFALDEELLDALAESPVFCPHLHLPFQSGDDEILARMRRGHTADDFARLCDQARRKLGDDLHISGDALVAFPGESEKAFQATLNLMKRVNLGRVHVFPFSPRRGTAAASFPDRIPSGVAAERVTAAMELGGDLLGRYASRFVGKTVSVLYGYTRHFLTFALESSEPDAVSGCSGEIDGRREIEVRVMGCLEGELQVCRI; translated from the coding sequence GTGCTGCAGGATCGAAATAAAAGTACCGGCGGCCTTCTGGGCCTTGGAGTGTGGGTTTACGTTTTGGGGTGCCGCTCGAACCTCTACGAAGGCGAGGCTCTGGCGGGAGAACTGGAGCGGAGAGGGGCCGTGATTTTTGACAAACCGGAGGGATGCCGCGCCGCGGTAATTGTCAGCTGCGCGGTTACGGCCACAGCCGATAAGAAATGCCGACAGGCCGTGCGCCGCGCCCGGCGGACTGTTGGGGAAGAGGGAGTGGTGGCGGTCTGCGGTTGCTGGGCGCAGGGCATTTCCCTGAATGAAGCCAGAGATCTGGGAATCGACATTCTTGTGGGCAATCGCCTGAAAAACGCGCTGCCCGACAGTCTGGAGGAATCGATGTCCCGTCGTCCGGCCGTACCGGTGGATATGCGTCTGGATCTGAGAACCGACCGGGTATGGGATTCTCTTTCTCTGGATCATCCCGTTCTGCGTTCCCGGGCTTTTCTGAAGGTGCAGGAGGGATGCGACCGTTTTTGCTCCTACTGTATCATTCCGTTTCTGCGGGGCCGTTCCACAAGCCGTCCCCCGGAGGATACGCTGAACGAAGCGAGGCGGGTGACGGCGGCGGGATGCTCGGAGATCGTTTTGACGGGAATCCACCTTGGAGTCTATGGACGGGATCGTCAGACGTCTCTGGCCGAACTGGTGCGAAATCTCTCCGGAGTCCCGGGTTTACGGCGTTTGAGGCTGGGATCTCTGGAGCCCTTCGCTCTGGATGAAGAGCTCCTGGACGCTCTGGCGGAGTCGCCCGTTTTTTGTCCGCATCTGCATCTTCCCTTCCAGAGCGGCGACGATGAAATTCTTGCGCGTATGAGGCGCGGGCACACGGCGGATGATTTTGCCCGGCTCTGCGACCAGGCCCGCCGGAAGCTGGGAGACGATCTGCACATCAGCGGCGACGCTCTCGTGGCGTTTCCCGGCGAGAGCGAGAAGGCCTTTCAGGCCACGCTGAACCTGATGAAGCGGGTAAATCTGGGGAGGGTTCACGTCTTCCCGTTTTCTCCCCGAAGAGGAACGGCGGCCGCCTCCTTTCCCGACCGTATTCCTTCCGGCGTCGCGGCCGAACGGGTGACGGCCGCCATGGAGCTGGGCGGGGATTTGCTGGGGCGTTACGCGTCCCGCTTTGTGGGGAAGACGGTGTCGGTGCTTTATGGTTATACGAGACATTTTCTCACGTTTGCCCTGGAATCTTCGGAGCCGGACGCTGTATCGGGCTGTTCAGGAGAGATTGACGGCAGGCGGGAAATCGAGGTTCGGGTTATGGGCTGTT